ACGAAACATTATTATTGTGCGCAATCTCGCTCACGGTTGCGCGTCTATCTTTTTTGCTTGCAATGTATATTAACGATTTTATAGCATAACCTTCAAGTGTTGTAAGTATCACTTTACCCTCTTTTCATTTTCAATTATTACTAAGGCGGTAATATTATAATACAATTTTATGAAAATTCAAGTTTATTTGTCCTACTTTCTGCCAATAATGATAATGCGTTCAGAGTCTATATGAAATTTTTCGAAATCGTAATTGCCGTAGTATTCTATATTCTTAAAAGCAAATTTCTTAAATAGGTTTATCATTTCAGTGAGAGAATAGATACGTATGTGTCTTATATAATCTTTCCTTAGATTGGGACCTACAATATATCGATGGGTAGATACAACGGATGTAACTGGATTAAATTTTCTACGTTCAAGTATAAATACACCATCTTCCTTTTCTTTAAAAGTTTCTCGAATAAAATATTTGAGTATATAGTCCCGATTTTCAATGTCAATTATGAGGGCTCCGCCCTTTTTTAGTGCATTATAGAAATTTGAAACGATTTTTTCATTTGTATCGTCATCAAAGTAGCCAAAGGAAGACCACATATTTATTACAGCGTCGAAAGAATCTTTAAAAGCAAGTTCTCTCATATCCACGAGTTTGAAATCCAAATTTTCAAGATTTAGGGCATTTTTGAAATCTTCTGCAAATTTTATATAAAGAGGGCTTGAATCAATACCTAAAACTCTATATCCTCTTTTTGCAAGTTCTATTGAGTGTCTTCCTATACCACAGCCAGCGTCAAGCACATATGAATTAGGAAGCAAAAACTTTTCAACAAAGTTAACCTGCTCTTTAGTTCTTTCTTCGTTTTGAGGTAAAAGAAAATATTTTAAATAAACATCGTCAAAATATTCTTTAGTCCAGTCCATTTGAGGCGATTTCTTTTGCAATTAAACTTGCAACATATGCATTATTTTTAATGAGTGCGATATTTGCTTCTAATGACTTTCCTTCACTCAATTCAAAAATTTTAGAGAGAAGAAAAGGTGTTACGCCTTTGCCTGTAATTTTGTTTTTCTTTAATTCCAACAGTGCGTTATTAATCCACCTTTCCATGGTTTCATATGGAATCTCATATTTCTCAGGTATCGGGTTTGCAACGAGAATTGCACCTTTTATGCCATATATATTCTTTATCCTAAGAACTTTTGCAACAACGCTCTCATCTACTGGATCAATCTTCAAACCACTTTTTCTTGAATAAAATGTAGGGAATTCGTTTGTCTTGTAGCCCAAAACAAGCACGCCTTTTGTCTCTAAATACTCAATAGTTTTTTGGACATCAAGAATTGATTTCACACCACTTGAAACTACGGCAATATTCCTCTCCGCAAGTTCATCAAGGTCTCTTGAGATATCAAAGGTCTCATTTACTTCTCGGTGAACACCACCTATACCTCCAGTTGCAAAAACTTTTATATCTGCTTTTTCAGCAAGAAAAGATGTAGCAGATACTGTGGTTCCTGCAGAAAGACCTTGTGCAACTGCAAGAGGTATTTCACGAGTCGAAACCTTCAGAACAGTTTCCTTTTTTGCTAAGGCTTCAATTTCGTCAGGACTTAAGCCAATAATTATTACTCCATCAAGGATACCAATTGTTGCAGGTGTGGCACCAGTTTCTATTACAGTTTTTTCAACGGATATGGCTGTTTCAACATTTTGTGGATATGGCATTCCATGAGTAACAATTGTAGTTTCCAATGCAACAATAGGGTCGCCATTCTTAAGAGCGGTAAGAATTCTATCGCTTATTCTCATTTTACGCCTTCTTTTGAGAGCTTGTAAATTGCTTCTAAACCAATTTTTATTGCATCTTCTTCTGCTTTCTTAAAAAGTTCCTCTGCACCAAAAGGCTTTACAGATTTCAAATACACATTTCCATCTAAAGCAAATAGTGCACCTGCCTTCACGCCACGTGCTGCGCTCACAATAAATACACAGCCACTCTCCATTTCTATTGCTTTAACTTTTGCCTTAACGAATTTCTCCATCTCCTCGTCAGAATAAGGAATATAAAAAGCATCTTCAGAAATAACGACACCATATGCTAAATTAGGTTTTATTTCTTTACCTACTTCAATAATGGTTTTTGTTATATCAAAATCTGCAACTGCAGGAAATGTAGTCCTTAGATAATTTGGAGTTGTTCCATCGTCTCTAATGCTTCCTGTTGCAACAACAACATCACCAACATTGAGGTTAGGATCAATTCCGCCTGCAGATCCCACTCTTATGAAAACTTTACCACCAAGGTTAATAAGCTCCTCTAAAACTATTGCAGTAGAAGGAGCACCCATTCCTGTTGTTGCTATTGTTATTCTTTCTCCCTTGTAGTAACCTGTATAAACATAGAGAAGTCTATACTCGTTAACAAGTTTTGGATTTTCAAGAAGATGAGACATCTTCTCTGCTCTTTGGGGGTTCCCAACGAGGATTACATAAGGTGAGATATCCTCACTTTCACATCTAATATGAAATTGTGCCATAATTTAACCTCCTAATATAGTATATAGTTTCTATATTATACATCTTTTGGTATAATTTCTAAGAGGTGAACTATGGAAGAAATGATTGAAAGGTTTATAAAGTATGCTAAAGTGAACACACAATCAAAAGAGGACTCTGAAACTTTTCCAAGCACAGAAGGGCAAATTGAGCTTGCGAAAATAATTAAGGAAGACCTTGAAAAAATAGGTATTCAGGCAACTTTAAGCGAATTTGGTTATGTGTATGCCTACATTCCTGCAAATGTTGAGCGCGCTATTCCTAAAGTTGGATTCCTTGCTCATATGGACACATCTCCAGAAGTAAGCGGTGAAAATGTAAACCCAAGAATTGTTGAGAATTACGATGGCAACGATATTCTTCTGAATAAAGAAAAAAATATTGTTCTTTCAAAAGAAAAATTTCCTGTTCTTAAAGAATTTGTTGGGCATGATCTAATTGTTACTGATGGAACAACCTTGCTTGGAGCAGATGACAAAGCAGGAGTTGTAGAAATAATACAGGCAATAAAAGAAATAATCGAAGGAAACTTACCTCATGGTGATATCTATATAGCATTTACACCTGACGAAGAAGTAGGAAGAGGTGTTGATAAGATTGACCTATCCGCTTTTAAACCCGACTTTGCATATACGCTTGACGGTGAAGGATACGGTTTGTTCGAGTTCGAGAACTTCAATGCGGCGTCCTTAAGATACAAGATCCACGGTATTAATACACATCCTGGAACTGCTAAAGGCGCAATGAAAAATGCTATTAAGATTGCCCAAGAATTGATGTTCCTCTTCCCTCCACTTGAGACTCCAGAAGCAACCTCAGGATACGAAGGCTTTTATCACTTCTATGAGATAAACGGAGGCGTAGAAGAGGTGAATTTAAAGGCTATAATAAGGGATCACGATAAGAATAAGTTCCAAACAAGAAAGTACTTTGCTGAAAACATTGCGAATTTCATAAATGATAAATATGGCGAAGGAACTGTTTCAATTGAAATTAAAGACCAGTACTATAATATGAGAGAGATAATTGAAAAGAACCCACAGATTGTAGATATTGCAAAAAAAGCATTCGAAATGTCTGGAATTGAATTCAAAACAAAACCAATTCGTGGTGGTACAGATGGTGCAAGGCTAACATATATGGGAATTCCTACACCAAATATTTTCTCAGGTGGATATAACTATCATAGCATATACGAGTTTGTTTCTATCCAGGCAATGGAGAAAGCGAAGGAAGTAGTTAAAAACATTATTAAAATTCTTGTCGAATCCTAATATTCTAAGGCTCTTCTTCTCCGCCTTCATCTTCGGGATTCTCTTCTTCGAGAGTCCCTTCTTCTTTTTCTAATTGTTTAAGGTATTGAGAAAGTTTTCGCTTTGCTTTTGCCTCAACCTGTCTTATTCTCTCCCTTGTTACTCCAAAAATGGTACCTACTTCTTCAAGAGTATGAGGGTATTCTCCATCAAGACCCATTCTGTATTTCAGTATTTCTCTTTCACGAGGTGTGAGTTTATTTAAAACCTTTTCTATCTGTTCTTTATAGTATTGATTTAAACTTTCTCCTTCCGGCGTAAGGTGTCTGTTATCCTCAATGAAATTCTCCAATCTGCTTTCTTCTTCATCGCCTACAGGCATTTCAAGTGAAAGTGGTTGTTGTGCAAGCCTCAAATATTTGCTTATCTTTTTTTCGGAAATGCCAGTTCTTTCTGCAATCTCTTTATAAGTAGGCTCTCTTCCTAATTCTTGCATAAGTTCTTTTGAAGCCTTCTCAATTTTATTTATGCTATCAACCATATGAACGGGAACTCTTATTAGTCTTGATTGATCTGCCAATGCCCTTGTGATAGCCTGTCTTATCCACCAGGTTGCATATGTTGAAAACCTAAATCCTTTTCTGTAGTCAAACTTCTCTGCCGCACGAATAAGTCCGAGGTTTCCTTCTTGGATAAGATCAAGGAACGAAAGACCATGTCCTGTGTAGCGCTTTGCAATACTTACTACAAGCCTTAAGTTTGCTCTCAATAGTTTTTCTTTTGCCCATTTCTTTTCTTCTTCTGTTCCGTGTGCTATCTTTTTTGCAAGTTCCATTTCTTCTTCTGGGGTTAAAAGGTCAACAGATCCAATTGTTGCAAGATAAGATTGTATTGGATTTTTAAGCTCTGTAATTTCTACCTCTTCTACTGCTTTTCTGCTTAGTTTTCCTTTGATCTTTTCAAGTCTTTCTTTGTCTCCAAATTTAACCTTAAGTTTTTGAAGAAGTATAAACATTTCATCTATTTCGTCCTCTGTAAGTGGCATCCTTTCCAAAGCGTCTGCGATTTCCTCGTATGAGAGAAAACCAGTAACCCTACCACGTTCGATAAGTTTACGGACCACTTCTTTTTCGTCCTTGCTTAAGTCTTTCAACTTCTTAAGGTAATTTTTAATTAGTTGCAAAGAAATGTCTTTTTCTTGCATGATCTCACCTTCCTTTATATTCTTTAATTAATTTGTTAAAAACTTTTATTTTTTCAAGTTTTTCTTCTCCGTCAAGCATTTGAATCTCATTGTATAATTCGTCTAGTTTTTGCTCGTAATCTTTTATATCCTTATACGACTCAATGTGCTCCCTCACTGATTCGTCTCTTGCAAGATACTCGTCCTTAAAATATAATTCTACCGCTTTATTATATGTTTCAGTGTCGAGTTCTAACCAATTTGCTGGATTTGGGTTAATACCTCTATCTAAGTCTTCCAGGGCTTTTAGCACAATTTTTTTATACGGTTCCTCAAAATCTGAAACAGGACAGAGTTTTAGAATGTCTTCAGTTAAAGGGCTTCCCTGTAGTATAGCCTGCGCAAAAACTTCCTGGATTTGAAGAATTTTGTTCTTAAGTTTCGGGGTAAGACTTAGCAAGTCTTTTTTTGAGCTATCTTTCGATTTTGTTGTATATTTATTATATGCATCAATTAAAAATCTCTCTTCAATCTTGGTTTTGAGAGAAATAATTTTTAGATATTCGTAAACGAGAGTCTTACTCTCAATTTTAGAAACAGTTTCAATGACTTTCTGTATAGCAGCATTTTTGGAAGCAAGAGTTCCATCTGTTTTTGATAATTCAAAATCGAGGATAAATAGGACAGGGTCTTTTGCACTCTTAAGCATTTCTATAACTGCATCTTTTCCATATTTAAGAATAATTTCATCTGGGTCAAGATTACTATTGCTTGTGATTACAAGGGGAGTTAATTCAACTTTGTTGCAAATTTCAACTGCCCTTTCTGCTCCGCTTCTTCCTCCAAGGTCATTATCGAAGAAGAAATATATTTTGGAAGCAAATCTTTTTAAAAGACGAGCATGTTGTTCTGTAAAGGATGTTCCCATTGTAGAAACGACATTTTTTATTCCGTTTTCAAATAAGGCAATTGCATCAAAATAACCTTCCACTACTATCGCTTCTTTAGTCTCTCTTATATACTCCTTTGACAAATTCATTAGGTAAAGTACTTCGCCCTTTTTAAAGATAGGTGAGTCAATTGAGTTTAGATATTTTGGTTCTTGACCTGAAAAACTTCTTCCGCTAAAACCGACAACTTTTCCGCTGAGGTCAAAAATTGGTATCATTATTCTATTGTAGAAATAAGAGACTACATTGCCTGCATTGTCAATTCTAAAATTCCCAGTTCTGAGTATGTCTTCCTTTTTGAATCCTTTTGAAAGGAGGTGATGAAAGATCTCTCTATTGTCCTCTCCTATAAAACCGATTTGGTGGGTTTTTATGCTTTCTTCTGTAAGTCCGCGCTTTAAGAGATATTCGTAAGGTAAGCCTTTCAGATGTTCGACAAAATAATTTTTAATTTCTTCGTTAATTTCAAGAAGAATGTCTCTGTCAATATTATCTTTAGGGATAAACTCAGGAACCTCAATGCCTGCTTCTTTAGCAAGTTGATTAATAGCGTCCTTAAAAGTAAGGTTTTCAATCCTCATAAGAAATGTAACGATGTCGCCGCTTGCACCACAGCCAAAACAGTGATAGAGTTGTTTTGAAGGGCTTACAGTAAAAGAAGGCGTCTTTTCTTGATGAAACGGACACAAACCAACATAGTTTGAGCCCTGTTTTTTAAGTTTAACATATCTACCAATAAATTCAACAATATCAATTTTATTATGAATTTCTTCTACAACTTCCCTAAGGTCTTTCATCAAATATAAATACGGGAAATAGGGTATAATTTCCTTTTAAAAAATTTTTGATTTTGAGAAAAATTTTCTATGATATTGGATTGGGAAACATAATACTTTGGACTAATTCGATTGCAAATCGATCGGTCATAGAGGATATATAGTCAGCAATGACTCGAACTTGCTCTCTTTTATTTTCTTTTAAATAGCTAACCGGATCTTTTGTTTGCAAAATAATAGGATGGGAGTACAGATAATCTTTTATTTTCTGTATATTCTCCATATAATAATCAAATAGAAAACTTATTATTATCTTTACTTTTTCCTCCTCTTTCTTTGGCTCTGAACCTACATACACTTTCTCAGTAAGGAAGTTTTTCCACTCGTCCATTGCCTTTTCGACTTCCTCGGAAATAGTTATTCTTTTTTTGTTTCTGCTCTCTTCTATAACATTTAGAATGAGAGTCGAGAGCCTTTTACTATTATTATCTCCAAGAATATTTTTAACGAACTTTGGCACATCATTTTCTTTTACAATTTTAGCACGTATTGCGTCATCAAGGTCATGGTGAAGATATGCAATTCTATCAGAAAGCCTTACCACTTGTCCTTCAAGTGTTGACGGGAGTGCATCTGTCGAAAAGTCTTTTAAGTCTTTCAGTCCTTTGCTATGTTTAGCTATTCCTTCTCGAACCTCATAAGTAAGATTTAATCCAAAAACTTCGTTACCGTCAGATCTTGTTCGCTTTTCAAGTAAATCTACAACTCTTAAGCTCTGTTCCGTATGAACAAATTGCATGTCAGAGAAATATTCTTTTACCTTATTGTTTAAAGCCTCTTCTCCTGCATGTCCGAATGGTGAATGTCCAAGGTCATGTCCTACTGCTATCGCTTCTGTTAAATCAGGATTAAGTCGGAGGGATCGAGAGATGGATCTTGAAATGGCCATTACTTCAAGAGTATGTGTGAGTCGATTCCTATAATGGTCTCCTTTTGGGGCTATAAAGACCTGTGTTTTATATTGAAGTCGTCTAAACGCTTTAGAGTAAATTATCCTATCAACATCCCTTTGAAAATCTGTTCTATAAGGATCTTTTTCTTCGGGGACTGCTCTCCCCTTTGAGTTTTTACTTAGAGTTGCAAGTGGGGAGAGCAGTCTTTCTTCTAATTCTTCGTATTCTTCCCTAATCACTTATCGATAAAAACGGATTTCCCTTTTTCTTTAACTGCAACCTGTGCTGCTGCGAGTCTTGCGATAGGTACTCTGAAAGGTGAGCAACTTACATAATCAAGTCCTGCGTAGTGGAAGAATTCAATAGATTCTGGATCACCACCGTGTTCTCCACAAACTCCAATTTCAAGTGATGGATTTGTATGTCTTCCTAAAACAACACCAATACGAACAAGTTTTCCAACACCATCTCTATCTATTGTCATAAATGGGTCTTTTTCAAGGATTTTATGTTCAAGGTAGTATGGCAAGAATGTTCCTTCTGCATCGTCTCTACTGTAGGCAAAAGTTGTCTGCGTTAAGTCATTAGTCCCGTATGAGAAGAAATCAGCATATTGTGCGATTTGGTCAGCTGTTAAGGCTGCTCTTGGAACTTCAACCATTGTCCCGATCTCTATCTTTGTATTTAACCCTGCTTCGGCAAGCTTTTCTTTTACTATCTTTTCTACTTTTTCACGAAGAATTTTCATTTCATTTACATGTCCAATTAGAGGAAGCATAATTTTTGGTTTTGGATCAAAACCTTCCTTTTTTAGTTGAATTGCGGCATCGACAATTGCCTGTGTTTGCATTTCATAGATTTCTGGGAAAATTATACCAACCCTACAACCTCTGAAACCAATCATCGGGTTAAACTCTGCAAGTTCTTTTGACCTCTTTAATTGTCTTTCTTTTTTCTTAAGGAGTTCTGGGTCTCCATTTGTTTGTCTCAATTCTTCGATTTCTTTCTCAAGTCTTTCTCTTTGAGGTAAGAACTCGTGCAACGGAGGATCAAGAAGCCTTATAATTACTGGATACCCGTCCATTTCTTTAAGAATTTCATAGAAGTCTTTCTTTTGAAGTGGCTCAAGTTTACTTAAGTGTTCTCTACGCTCCTCTGGTGTTTCTGCAATAATCATATCCTGCATTATAGGAAGTCTGTCTGGTTGAAGGAACATTCTTTCAGTTCTACAGAGTCCGACTCCCTCTGCTCCATAATATCTTGCTCTTCTTGCTTCTTCGGGGGTATTTGCGTTTGCTTTTACTCCAAGTTTTCTTAACTCATCAGCCATCTTTAAGAATTCTTCGAACTCACCGCTTAATTCTGGCTCAACCATAGGTACTTCGCCAAGAATAACATTTCCTGTTGTTCCGTCAATAGTTATAATATCATTTTCTTTTACGGTAACTCCATTTACTGTGAATAACTTGTTTTCAAGGTCAAGTTTTATTGACTCTGCACCGACGATACATGGAATACCCATTCCTCTTGCAACGACTGCTGCATGAGCGGTCATTCCTCCACGAGTTGTAAGAATGCCCTGTGAGTGCGCCATTCCTTCCAAGTCTTCTGGAGTTGTCTCAGGTCTTACCAGGATTACTGGCTCACCCTTCTTACCTCTTTCGGCAGCTTCTTTTACATCAAATACAACTTTACCAGAGGCAGCACCTGGGGATGCAGGCAAACCTTTTGCAATAACCTTTACTTCTGCCTTTGGATCTATCATCTTATGTAGTAACTGGTCAATTTGGTCAGTTGAAACTCTTAAGATTGCTTCTTCTTTTGTTATGAGTCCTTCCTTTACCATGTCAACTGCAATTTTTACGGCAGCACGCGCAGTTCTCTTGCCTGAACGAGTCTGAAGCATGTAGAGCTTCCCTTTTTCGATCGTGAACTCCATGTCTTGCATGTCTCTATAGTGATGCTCAAGAATATCTGCTACTCTTAGAAGTTCTTGATAGGTTTGGGGCATTTCATTTGCAAGTTCGTCTATCTGTTTTGGCGTTCTAATTCCTGCAACAACATCTTCTCCCTGTGCGTTTACAAGATACTCGCCGTAAAGTTTTTTCTCACCAGTAGAGGGATTCCTTGTGAAGGCAACTCCAGTTGCTGAATCGTTGCCCATATTGCCGAAGACCATCATAACGATATTTACAGCTGTACCTAAATCATCTGGAATCTTATTAAGCATTCTATAAGTAATAGCTCTTGGATTGTTCCATGATTTGAAAACTGCTTCTATTGCAAGGAACAACTGCTCCATTGGATCCTGAGGGAAATCTTTTCCAGTATGTTCTTTATAGAGCTTCTTGTAATCTGCTATTACTTCTTTTAGAACATCCTCTGTAAGTTCCACATCTGAAGTAAATCCGTGTTTTTCTTTGTGTGCCGAAAGGATCTTCTCGAACTCCTCATGCGGAACACCCATTACAACATCACCAAACATCTGAATGAACCTTCTGTAACTATCATAAGCAAATCTACCATTCTGGGTAAGCTTCTTTAATCCTTCAACCGCCTCGTCATTAAGCCCAAGGTTAAGAATTGTGTCCATCATTCCTGGCATAGAAACGGGTGCTCCAGATCTAACTGAGACAAGAAGAGGATTCTCGGGATCTCCAAATTTCTTTCCGGTTTTTTGTTCAAGTTTTCTTAGGTGCTCTAGTACTTCTTGCTTAATCTCCTCGCTTATGTAGCCTTTCTTCTGATAGTCTTTGCAAGCTTCTGTTGTAATTGTAAAACCTGGTGGAACAGGAAGTCCAATTCTTGTCATTTCAGCAAGTCCTGCTCCTTTACCGCCAAGAAGGTTTCGCATTTTTTCGCTACCTTCTTCAAAATCATAAACCCATTTTGCCATAATTACCTCCATTACTAAAATTTTTTCTAATCTTTATATTTTACCATAAATAAGCTGAATGTGTTATTTTTCTATCACAACTTCAGAAAACATTGCAAAACTCTCAAAGACCTGCAGTACATTTGAAAGTAGTGCAAGTCTGTTGTTTCTTATTTTTTCATCTTTATCCATTACAAGAACATGATCAAAAAACTTATTAACTGCCGGAACATATAGATATAGAAGATGGATTATTGCATCGTAATCACCGTTTTTAATAAGTTCTGAAATCAGCTTTTCACTTTCCTTTGTTACTTCGAATAATTCCTTTTCCTCTTTCTCGATCAACAGATCCGGAACGATCAAACTACTATTTAAACTCGCTTTTTGTAAAATGTTTCGTATTCTTTTATGTGCAATAACAATTTCCTTGAACTTTTCATCATCTTTATACTTTTCAAGCGTTTTTGCCCTTTCAAGGAATGTAGGAAGGAAATCTATAGGAAGTTCAGTAACAGCATTTGCACTATCATAACTTATGTTATTAGACCTAATAAAGTAGTTTGCTCTTTCCTTTAAAAGGTTTACTACTTCTTTTGAAATCTCCGTTTTCTCTTTATCTAATTCTTTAAGGCTCGCAATAAATTCAATAAGTTTTGTGATAGGGAATTCTTTTTGTTCAAGAGACATAACAACCTGAACTATAGAAAGTGCGCTCCTTCTTAGTCCAAGCGGATCTTTTGAACTTGTAAACTCGATTCCTTTCCCAATACTTAAAACAAGCGTATCCAATTTATCTATGATACTTAAGTATTTTCCAAGAGTACTCTTTGGAAGGTCATCTCCCGCAAATCTTGGTAAGTATTGTTCGGCTATTGCCTGCGAGATTTCATCTTCTAAACCTTCCAGTTTTGCGTAAATGCCACCCATTGTTCCCTGTAGCTCTGGGAACTCCTTCACGACTTGAGTTGTTATGTCAGCCTTAGATAAGTAGGCTGCTTTTTTAAAAAGGGACGAGGTCCTATCATCGAGCGATAAAAGTCTACTTAAAAATTCTGAAATCTGAACAAGTCTCTCTGTTTTATCGTAGAGCGTTCCAAGTCCGTTAATAAAAATTATATCTTTTAGTTTTTCTACTCTTGATTCAAGTTTTTCTTTTTTATCTTCTTCAAAGAAGAAGGCACCATCATAGAGCCTTGCAGTTGCAACCTTTTCATAGCCTTTTTTAACGTTTTCAATAAAGTCTGAGATTCCGTTTCTCACTCCTATAAAATACGGCATTACTTTGCTTGAATCTTTCGAGAAAACAGGAAAAGATTTTAGATGATCTTTTATAACACTTTCTACAATACAGTCGGGTATATTAAAGTTCAAAAGATTAAGTTCACAAAGAAATGGCGTTGGAAATTCAGTTAAATTAACAACTTCCTCTAAAAACTCAGGTTCATACTTTACACGTCCAGAAACCGATGAAGCAAGTTTTTTTAGTTCTTTTTCGACAATATTTTTTCTCTCTTCAAATTCAAGAATGACATAACGTTCTCTTAATTTTTTAAAATAATCAATCGGGCTATCACAAATAAATTCAATAGGAGAGTCAAAATAAAATCCATATGACTTGTTTGAAGATTTGATACCAGCATATTCTATATCAACTATATCGTTACCAAAAAGCGAAAGCAAACTTCTAATGGGGCGAATGAAAACAACATTTGACTCATTCCATCTCATACCGCGGGGAAAGTTAAGATTTTTAAGAGCAAATTGCGCAACTTCCTTTAGAATTTCGACTGCAGACCTTCCTGAGATCTTCTTGTATCCGAATATGTATTTATTCCCTTTAATTTCCTTTGTCTCAATATCTTGATAAGTTAGTCCATTATTTTCAATAAACTTCTTTAATGCCTCTGTTTCTTTTCCTTCCTCGTCATATGCAATCTTATAAGGTGGGCCTTTAATTTCGTTTATGCTATCTTCTTCTTT
The genomic region above belongs to Caldisericum sp. and contains:
- a CDS encoding pyruvate, phosphate dikinase, translating into MAKWVYDFEEGSEKMRNLLGGKGAGLAEMTRIGLPVPPGFTITTEACKDYQKKGYISEEIKQEVLEHLRKLEQKTGKKFGDPENPLLVSVRSGAPVSMPGMMDTILNLGLNDEAVEGLKKLTQNGRFAYDSYRRFIQMFGDVVMGVPHEEFEKILSAHKEKHGFTSDVELTEDVLKEVIADYKKLYKEHTGKDFPQDPMEQLFLAIEAVFKSWNNPRAITYRMLNKIPDDLGTAVNIVMMVFGNMGNDSATGVAFTRNPSTGEKKLYGEYLVNAQGEDVVAGIRTPKQIDELANEMPQTYQELLRVADILEHHYRDMQDMEFTIEKGKLYMLQTRSGKRTARAAVKIAVDMVKEGLITKEEAILRVSTDQIDQLLHKMIDPKAEVKVIAKGLPASPGAASGKVVFDVKEAAERGKKGEPVILVRPETTPEDLEGMAHSQGILTTRGGMTAHAAVVARGMGIPCIVGAESIKLDLENKLFTVNGVTVKENDIITIDGTTGNVILGEVPMVEPELSGEFEEFLKMADELRKLGVKANANTPEEARRARYYGAEGVGLCRTERMFLQPDRLPIMQDMIIAETPEERREHLSKLEPLQKKDFYEILKEMDGYPVIIRLLDPPLHEFLPQRERLEKEIEELRQTNGDPELLKKKERQLKRSKELAEFNPMIGFRGCRVGIIFPEIYEMQTQAIVDAAIQLKKEGFDPKPKIMLPLIGHVNEMKILREKVEKIVKEKLAEAGLNTKIEIGTMVEVPRAALTADQIAQYADFFSYGTNDLTQTTFAYSRDDAEGTFLPYYLEHKILEKDPFMTIDRDGVGKLVRIGVVLGRHTNPSLEIGVCGEHGGDPESIEFFHYAGLDYVSCSPFRVPIARLAAAQVAVKEKGKSVFIDK
- a CDS encoding glycine--tRNA ligase subunit beta, which produces MRDFLFEVYTEEMPARLINDLAFQLRELSTKKLSEYKLQHGEILTYGTPRRLVLYIRDVNEKEEDSINEIKGPPYKIAYDEEGKETEALKKFIENNGLTYQDIETKEIKGNKYIFGYKKISGRSAVEILKEVAQFALKNLNFPRGMRWNESNVVFIRPIRSLLSLFGNDIVDIEYAGIKSSNKSYGFYFDSPIEFICDSPIDYFKKLRERYVILEFEERKNIVEKELKKLASSVSGRVKYEPEFLEEVVNLTEFPTPFLCELNLLNFNIPDCIVESVIKDHLKSFPVFSKDSSKVMPYFIGVRNGISDFIENVKKGYEKVATARLYDGAFFFEEDKKEKLESRVEKLKDIIFINGLGTLYDKTERLVQISEFLSRLLSLDDRTSSLFKKAAYLSKADITTQVVKEFPELQGTMGGIYAKLEGLEDEISQAIAEQYLPRFAGDDLPKSTLGKYLSIIDKLDTLVLSIGKGIEFTSSKDPLGLRRSALSIVQVVMSLEQKEFPITKLIEFIASLKELDKEKTEISKEVVNLLKERANYFIRSNNISYDSANAVTELPIDFLPTFLERAKTLEKYKDDEKFKEIVIAHKRIRNILQKASLNSSLIVPDLLIEKEEKELFEVTKESEKLISELIKNGDYDAIIHLLYLYVPAVNKFFDHVLVMDKDEKIRNNRLALLSNVLQVFESFAMFSEVVIEK